CCCAACAGCGCAGCCGCACTCCGCACCGCCGCTACGACGAGAGGCGCGCCTCTCTCCACCCCCGGCCCCCGCACGATCGCGGCGCCCACCAGCCCTTCCATGAGCCTCGTCAGCTGCAAGTCGGCGCCCATGCCGAGCATCCGCCCGAGCACCCGTGGATTGTCGACGCCCGGTGGATACTCCTCGATGCAGCCCGAATGCAGCATCAGGGACTCGGCCGTCACCTCCCCCGACCCGTCGCCCCAGCCACCCTGCCGCTCGAAGAGCCGCATCGTCCCGGGTGAGAAGTCGCCGATCTCCCGTACCCCCGCCAGCAGGCCGTCCAACTCTCCCCGGTGTGCCGTCACGAAGGTGGTCAGCGTCGACGAACCCGCCGCGGCCGCCAAGTCCAGCACCGACCACAACGGCCCGAAGACGTCGTACGCCAGCCCCCGCTCGTCGGCCCGTGCCACCGTCAGCCGGTGAACCGGAACGTCGACGTGATCGCGTCGAAGATGTCGAAGAAGGAGTCCGCGAGGTCCAGGACCTGGCTGCTACCGCCCACCAGGGCGACCTTGCCCTCCTGGCCGGGTACGGGGATGTACGTCTGCATCAGGACGGCGCGGATCGTGCGGTTGAGGGCGTCGCCGGGTACGACGATGTCCTCGATGCCGTAGGTGCGGGCCGCCGGGCCGACGCCGGGAATGTCGACCGTCGTGACCTTGCGCCAGGAGTCGCCCTCCTTCTTGGCTTCCTTGACGGCGAGTTGGCTCGCGATGACGGAGGGGTCGTTGGAGAGGGGCTCGCCGCGTTCGTTGCGGCCGCCGACCATCGACACCGTCACCGAGCCCGTGATCGGGGTGTCGCCGCCGAAGTTCTCCGCCATGCAGCCGCAGTACAGGGCGCCCGACTTCCAGGCGTCGGCCGCGGCCTTGCGGAGGAAGTCGTTGTAGACGTCCTTGTACTGCGCCAGTTCCGGGCGCTGGGCGATCCGGTCGTTGACCATGCGGTGGATCGAGTCGTCCCGGGATTCGGGGCGTACGTCGAACTCCCACCACGACTCGGGGACCTTGATCTGGAATCCCCCGCGCTCGACCGTGAGCGCCTCCATGTAGCGGGCCATGCCGTCGACCTTCCCCGTTGTTCGTACTTCTCCGTTGTTCGGAAGTACTTCGCGCTAGTAGTACGCGTTTGCACGATCGCTCGCTGCAACCGTTGCGTTGTACCGTGCACGTCAGAGTACGAGATCGGCATCGGAACCGGGGGACGGGGACATGGGACAGAACGGCAAGAGTGACCTCTCGCTCCCGCTGACCGAGCTGGAGGACTACGGACGCCGGCTGCGGTCGATCAAGACCCGCCTCAACCACACCAAGAAGCTGTTCGAGCAGTACAAGGACGACATCGGCGACGGCAGCGTCAACGACGCCCTCGACGACTTCGAGTCCAACTGGGAGGACGGCCGCGAGGACATCACGCAGCAGCTCGACGCGCTGTCGAAGATGTCGGACGCCGTCGTCCGCGAGTTCAAGAAGCTCGACGACGAGCTGGCCAAGCAGGTCAACGACAAGATGAAGACCGAGGACAAGCGGCCGAAGAAGGAGAAGTAGGCCAAGGCCTGGCCCCTGCCGGGCTCATACGCCACCCAACAGGGCGGCCAGTCCCTGTTCCAGCTCCGGCCCCACGGGCTCGCCGCCCGGCTCGGTGATCGTGTACGAGCGACGCAGAAAGCGGTGGAGCGTCGTCGTGTCGAAGAGGACGATCGCCACGCCCTCCGGCGCGCGGAACTCCACCGCCGTGCATGCCGGTCCGTACGGGCTCACGTGTACGTTCCCCACGCCCGCCGGGGTGCCGATGCCCTCCTCCAGGAGGCCGCGGGCGAAGGTCCAGGTCAGTTCCTCGCCGTCCAGCGAGATCCACGCCGGGAAGACGAAGTGGACGGCCAGCGGGTCGCGCGAGATGTAGCGGAGGGTCACCGTCACCGCCAGCTCCTCGTCGTCGGGGGTGAGCAGGCTGGCGCCGGTGGGCTGTTCCAGGGTGATGGACATGTGCGCGGTCTCCGTTGCGGGGCGTCTCGTGTGGACGGTGG
This DNA window, taken from Streptomyces sp. NBC_00663, encodes the following:
- a CDS encoding SsgA family sporulation/cell division regulator, encoding MSITLEQPTGASLLTPDDEELAVTVTLRYISRDPLAVHFVFPAWISLDGEELTWTFARGLLEEGIGTPAGVGNVHVSPYGPACTAVEFRAPEGVAIVLFDTTTLHRFLRRSYTITEPGGEPVGPELEQGLAALLGGV